A DNA window from Pseudomonas sp. GD03919 contains the following coding sequences:
- a CDS encoding aromatic ring-hydroxylating oxygenase subunit alpha, producing the protein MSDEYRKVFDKCWLYLGHESELEKPGDFVTRTIAKRNILFTRDTKGRLNAFLNTCPHRGATVCRESAGNSKNFQCFYHGWVFGCDGKLKSQPGKESYGDDFNCDGSSDLRPVPRFDSYAGFCFISFDANIQSLPDYLAGAKEYLDLISNHSESGMGIVDGAQEYAIRANWKLLVENSIDGYHAATTHASYLDYLLNTNGGLTNVALEGKSYDLGNGHAVLEYSAPWGRPVAQWIPLFGEDGKREMDAIYARLVELHGKDMADRIAFKNRNMLIYPNLVINDIMAVTVRTFYPLEPGHMHINGWALAPKNESEWARKYRLYNFLEFLGPGGFATPDDVEALEACQNGFQNHQLVEWNDISKGMGLESPAYDDELQMRVFWSRWNQQMTQEDAE; encoded by the coding sequence ATGAGCGATGAGTACCGCAAGGTATTCGACAAGTGCTGGCTATACCTGGGCCATGAATCCGAACTGGAAAAGCCGGGCGACTTCGTTACCCGCACCATTGCCAAGCGCAATATCCTGTTTACCCGCGACACCAAAGGGCGGCTCAACGCCTTTTTGAATACCTGCCCGCATCGCGGTGCCACCGTATGCCGTGAGTCGGCCGGCAACAGCAAGAACTTCCAGTGTTTCTACCATGGCTGGGTGTTCGGTTGTGACGGCAAGCTGAAAAGCCAGCCGGGCAAGGAAAGTTATGGCGATGACTTCAACTGTGATGGCAGCAGTGATCTGCGTCCTGTGCCGCGCTTCGACAGTTATGCCGGTTTCTGTTTCATCAGCTTCGACGCCAATATCCAGTCCCTGCCGGACTATCTGGCTGGGGCCAAGGAATACCTGGACCTGATTTCCAATCACTCGGAAAGCGGCATGGGCATTGTCGACGGCGCCCAGGAGTATGCGATCCGCGCCAACTGGAAGTTGCTGGTGGAGAACAGCATCGACGGCTATCACGCCGCCACCACCCATGCCAGTTACTTGGACTACCTGCTCAATACCAATGGCGGCCTGACCAACGTCGCGCTGGAAGGCAAAAGCTACGACCTGGGCAATGGCCATGCCGTACTCGAATACAGCGCACCCTGGGGGCGCCCGGTAGCCCAGTGGATTCCACTGTTCGGCGAGGATGGCAAACGCGAAATGGACGCCATCTATGCCCGTCTGGTGGAACTGCACGGCAAGGACATGGCCGACCGCATCGCCTTCAAGAACCGCAACATGCTGATTTATCCGAACCTGGTCATCAACGACATCATGGCCGTGACCGTGCGCACCTTCTATCCGCTGGAGCCGGGCCATATGCATATCAATGGCTGGGCGTTGGCGCCGAAGAACGAATCGGAATGGGCGCGCAAATATCGTCTCTACAACTTCCTGGAATTCCTCGGCCCGGGTGGCTTTGCCACGCCGGATGATGTCGAGGCGCTGGAAGCCTGCCAGAACGGTTTCCAGAACCACCAACTGGTCGAGTGGAACGACATCTCCAAGGGCATGGGGCTCGAATCGCCTGCTTACGATGACGAACTGCAAATGCGCGTTTTCTGGTCCCGCTGGAACCAGCAAATGACCCAAGAAGATGCCGAGTGA
- a CDS encoding aromatic-ring-hydroxylating dioxygenase subunit beta: protein MNQIASRSEVEDLLYFEAELLDDWKLKEWLELYTEDASYYVPSTDLPVGADPEKTLFYIADDRLRMNERVIRLMKKSAHSEYPRSRTRHLVSNVRIHPGENEDEVRVSAAFVTYRSKWGNTDAYIGSSHYRLCRVDGQLRIREKLCRLDLEALRPHGRVSIIL from the coding sequence ATGAACCAGATTGCCAGCCGCAGCGAAGTCGAGGATCTGCTGTATTTCGAAGCCGAATTGCTCGATGACTGGAAGCTCAAGGAGTGGCTCGAGCTGTATACCGAGGACGCTTCCTATTATGTACCGTCCACTGACCTACCCGTAGGTGCGGATCCGGAAAAGACACTCTTTTATATCGCCGATGACCGCCTGCGCATGAATGAGCGGGTGATCCGCCTGATGAAGAAGAGTGCGCACTCGGAATATCCGCGTTCACGTACCCGTCATCTGGTCAGCAATGTGCGTATTCATCCGGGTGAAAACGAGGATGAAGTCCGCGTGTCCGCCGCGTTTGTCACCTACCGCAGCAAGTGGGGCAATACCGATGCCTATATCGGCAGCAGCCATTACCGCCTGTGCCGGGTGGATGGCCAGCTGCGCATCCGTGAAAAGCTGTGCCGTCTCGATCTCGAAGCCCTGCGCCCGCATGGCCGCGTCAGCATCATTCTCTAG
- a CDS encoding VOC family protein: protein MSVPFRYQKLAYVAVNVTDLDRSVPFYRDLVGLDLVEQRDGMAFFRCSRDHHNVLLCSAPEAGLKRVAFELENETELDKAFEHFSGLGMQPVWVAGDECRKLKQGRTLRVVERHSQLTVEMYGSITQMAKPFVPTVAQIARLGHVVIGAVDFEACCKAFIEDFGFRVSDLIEDRISFMRCHPNPFHHTFAVGPASANRLHHINFMVTDIDDVGKALYRMKKHDIKIVYGPGRHPPSNSIFLYFLDPDGSTVEYSFGMEEFPEHGAREARMLEAVAESLDTWGSAPTPEFGAGGPIEVAR from the coding sequence ATGAGCGTTCCATTCCGTTATCAGAAACTGGCCTACGTGGCGGTGAATGTCACCGACCTTGATCGGTCGGTACCTTTCTACCGTGACCTGGTCGGCCTGGATCTTGTCGAGCAGCGCGATGGCATGGCCTTTTTCCGCTGCAGCCGCGACCACCACAATGTCCTGCTGTGCAGTGCTCCCGAGGCGGGTCTCAAGCGCGTCGCCTTCGAGCTGGAAAACGAGACCGAGCTGGACAAGGCGTTCGAGCACTTTTCCGGGCTGGGCATGCAGCCTGTCTGGGTTGCCGGGGACGAGTGCCGGAAGCTCAAGCAGGGGCGCACCCTGCGGGTCGTCGAGCGGCACAGCCAACTGACGGTGGAGATGTACGGCAGCATCACGCAGATGGCCAAACCCTTCGTGCCGACGGTCGCGCAGATTGCGCGCCTGGGGCACGTGGTCATCGGCGCGGTTGACTTCGAGGCCTGCTGCAAGGCGTTCATCGAGGATTTCGGCTTCCGTGTTTCGGATTTAATCGAAGACCGCATCTCCTTCATGCGCTGCCATCCGAATCCCTTCCACCATACCTTTGCGGTCGGCCCGGCCAGTGCCAACCGCCTGCACCACATCAACTTCATGGTCACGGACATCGATGATGTCGGCAAGGCGCTGTACCGCATGAAGAAGCATGACATCAAGATCGTTTACGGTCCTGGCCGTCATCCGCCTTCCAACAGCATCTTCCTGTATTTCCTCGACCCGGATGGCAGCACCGTCGAATACAGCTTCGGCATGGAGGAGTTTCCCGAGCATGGCGCTCGTGAAGCTCGCATGCTCGAGGCCGTGGCCGAGTCGCTTGACACCTGGGGATCGGCACCCACTCCTGAATTTGGCGCGGGTGGTCCGATCGAGGTGGCACGATGA
- a CDS encoding SDR family oxidoreductase, with protein MSLPGMAPAPLAGQVAVVTGAAQGIGYAIARRLAALGADLMLADLSSDQLRTATGELSGEYGVRVEAHAGDLADEAVVKALREKTQALLGPAQILVNCAGGGIILPFLEHTAQTLKATLDRNIWTVLWCCHQFLPDMVEQGYGRIINLGADSVRNGLADHAAYNAAKGGVHGLTSGLAREFAKAKITVNTVAPCAVATPQLVHFIETKPELAQRFIDAIPMGRAGEMDEVASMVAYLALPEAAFVTGQVISVNGGSTML; from the coding sequence ATGAGTCTGCCGGGCATGGCTCCAGCTCCGCTTGCCGGCCAGGTGGCCGTCGTCACCGGTGCAGCCCAGGGCATTGGCTACGCCATTGCCCGGCGTCTGGCGGCGCTGGGCGCCGATCTGATGCTGGCGGATCTGTCGTCGGATCAGTTGCGCACGGCGACGGGCGAACTGAGTGGCGAGTACGGCGTCAGGGTCGAGGCCCATGCCGGTGACCTGGCGGACGAGGCCGTGGTGAAGGCGCTGCGCGAGAAGACCCAGGCGTTGCTGGGGCCGGCGCAGATTCTGGTCAACTGCGCCGGGGGCGGGATCATCCTGCCTTTTCTCGAGCATACGGCACAGACCCTGAAGGCGACGCTCGACAGGAATATCTGGACCGTACTCTGGTGCTGCCATCAGTTCCTGCCCGACATGGTCGAGCAGGGCTATGGCCGGATCATCAATCTGGGGGCCGACTCGGTCAGGAACGGCCTGGCCGACCATGCGGCCTACAACGCGGCCAAGGGCGGTGTGCATGGCCTGACCAGCGGCCTGGCCCGTGAGTTCGCCAAAGCGAAGATCACGGTCAACACCGTTGCGCCCTGCGCTGTCGCGACACCGCAACTGGTTCACTTCATCGAAACCAAGCCCGAGCTGGCCCAGCGATTCATCGACGCCATTCCCATGGGGCGAGCCGGCGAGATGGATGAGGTGGCCTCCATGGTCGCCTACCTGGCACTGCCCGAGGCGGCGTTCGTCACCGGTCAAGTCATCAGCGTCAATGGCGGGAGCACAATGCTATGA
- a CDS encoding non-heme iron oxygenase ferredoxin subunit, producing the protein MSDSMIASSLDRVIVELCDTTDVGPGEIVQAELPGGHKLAVYNVEGTFYITDDTCSHGDASLAEDGMLDGDEVECTWHFGRFKVATGAACAMPCTKPLRTWPVIIDGDRICTEAEQGFL; encoded by the coding sequence ATGAGTGACAGCATGATTGCCAGTAGCCTCGACAGGGTGATCGTCGAGTTGTGCGATACAACCGATGTCGGCCCCGGCGAGATCGTCCAGGCCGAACTGCCCGGTGGCCACAAGCTGGCCGTGTACAACGTCGAGGGTACCTTCTATATCACCGACGACACTTGCTCCCACGGCGATGCCTCGCTTGCCGAGGACGGCATGCTGGATGGGGATGAAGTGGAGTGCACCTGGCATTTTGGCCGCTTCAAGGTGGCCACCGGCGCGGCCTGCGCCATGCCCTGCACCAAGCCCCTGCGCACCTGGCCGGTGATCATCGACGGTGACAGGATCTGCACCGAAGCCGAGCAGGGTTTCCTGTGA